The Chryseobacterium wanjuense genome includes a window with the following:
- a CDS encoding porin — protein sequence MKKAIVIGIMLGIIFPKAQSSDSLKSGNKLTVSAYAELFYTYDFNRPEGSHRQDFLYSYNRHNELNLNLGLIKGSYQNDNFRANLALMAGVYAEDNLSAEEEILQYVNEANVGIKISKTKNLWIDAGIMPSHIGWESAIGKDNINLTRSLAADNSPYFETGAKISYTSDNGKWFVSGLILNGWQRIIQAEGNQSLSFGHQIIYKPNEKITLNSSSFIGNDKAKEEKKMRYFHDLYGNFQLTKQFSATLGFDIGAEQKEKGSKSYNLWYTPNILMKYQLTDQWAFGGRLEYYNDKNGVIINTGTENGFQTFGYSFNLDYLIFKKVMLRTEARGFTSKDAVFMKNNGLKTGNFFITTSLSAWF from the coding sequence ATGAAAAAAGCTATTGTCATAGGAATCATGTTAGGGATAATTTTTCCGAAGGCTCAATCTTCGGACTCGTTGAAAAGTGGCAATAAACTTACTGTTTCTGCCTATGCAGAACTTTTTTACACTTATGATTTCAATCGACCGGAAGGCAGCCACCGTCAGGATTTTTTATATTCCTACAACCGTCACAACGAACTTAATCTGAATCTTGGTTTAATAAAAGGGTCCTATCAAAATGATAATTTCCGTGCAAATCTGGCTTTAATGGCGGGAGTTTATGCTGAGGACAACCTTTCTGCGGAAGAAGAAATTTTGCAGTATGTAAACGAAGCCAATGTCGGAATTAAAATTTCAAAAACAAAAAACTTATGGATCGATGCCGGAATCATGCCTTCTCATATCGGTTGGGAAAGTGCTATTGGAAAGGATAATATTAACCTTACAAGAAGTCTTGCAGCAGATAATTCGCCTTATTTTGAAACCGGTGCAAAAATTTCCTACACTTCCGACAACGGAAAATGGTTTGTAAGCGGATTGATTTTAAACGGATGGCAGAGAATCATACAGGCAGAAGGCAATCAAAGCCTTTCTTTCGGGCACCAGATTATCTACAAACCGAATGAAAAAATCACTTTAAACAGCAGTTCGTTCATTGGAAACGACAAAGCAAAAGAAGAGAAAAAAATGCGATATTTTCATGATTTATATGGAAATTTTCAACTGACCAAGCAGTTTTCAGCGACACTTGGTTTCGATATCGGAGCCGAACAAAAAGAAAAAGGAAGTAAAAGTTACAACCTTTGGTACACCCCAAATATTTTGATGAAATATCAACTTACTGATCAATGGGCTTTTGGGGGAAGATTGGAATATTATAATGATAAAAACGGAGTCATCATCAATACCGGAACAGAAAACGGATTTCAGACTTTCGGATATTCTTTTAATTTGGATTATCTGATTTTTAAGAAAGTAATGCTCCGAACCGAAGCCAGAGGATTTACCTCTAAAGATGCTGTTTTTATGAAAAATAATGGATTGAAAACAGGAAATTTCTTCATTACAACGAGTCTTTCGGCTTGGTTTTAA
- a CDS encoding histidine kinase has product MSSAKDFLELIQKSRKGKFKIYIGMSAGVGKTFRMLQEAHSLLRNGIDVKIGYIETHGREETQALVDGLPEIPRKSVFYKGKNLEEMDVQAIINEHPEVVLVDELAHTNVEGSKNKKRWQDVLEILESGINVISAMNIQHIESLNEEVKKITGIEVAERVPDKILALADEVVNIDLTADELLTRLKEGKIYKKEKIQTALNNFFQSGHILQLRELALKEVATHVEKKVETEIKTENFKPIKFLACISSNEKIAKNIIRKTSRLASYYNSPWTVLYIQRPAENPEKIALDKQRYLINNFNLAQELGAKVMRVKENSVHKGILDYVIEHNITTVCIGKPHAHFLQRIFGYSWIYTLMNRLNERQIDIIILS; this is encoded by the coding sequence ATGTCATCAGCAAAAGATTTTTTAGAACTGATTCAAAAATCCCGAAAAGGGAAATTTAAGATCTACATCGGGATGAGCGCGGGTGTCGGGAAAACTTTCCGGATGCTTCAGGAAGCCCATTCCCTTTTGCGAAATGGCATCGATGTGAAAATAGGATACATCGAAACTCACGGCAGAGAAGAAACTCAAGCTCTGGTGGATGGACTTCCGGAAATCCCAAGAAAATCTGTTTTTTATAAAGGTAAAAACCTTGAGGAAATGGATGTTCAGGCGATTATCAATGAACATCCTGAAGTAGTTTTGGTTGACGAATTGGCGCATACCAATGTGGAAGGTTCGAAGAATAAAAAAAGATGGCAGGACGTGCTGGAGATTTTAGAAAGCGGAATTAACGTCATCAGCGCGATGAATATTCAGCATATTGAAAGTTTGAATGAAGAGGTAAAAAAAATCACCGGGATTGAAGTGGCAGAGCGGGTTCCCGATAAAATTTTAGCGTTGGCTGATGAAGTTGTGAATATTGATTTAACGGCTGATGAGCTCTTAACCAGACTCAAAGAAGGGAAAATTTATAAAAAAGAAAAAATACAGACTGCTTTAAATAATTTTTTTCAAAGCGGACATATTTTGCAGCTCCGCGAGCTGGCCTTGAAAGAAGTGGCTACCCACGTTGAGAAAAAGGTAGAAACAGAAATCAAAACTGAAAATTTTAAACCTATAAAATTTCTCGCCTGTATAAGCAGTAATGAAAAAATAGCGAAAAATATTATCCGTAAAACTTCAAGACTGGCAAGTTATTACAACAGCCCGTGGACGGTTTTATACATTCAAAGACCCGCTGAAAATCCTGAAAAAATAGCTCTTGACAAGCAGCGTTATTTGATTAATAATTTTAATTTAGCACAAGAATTGGGAGCGAAAGTGATGCGCGTGAAGGAAAACAGCGTCCACAAAGGTATTCTGGATTATGTCATAGAACACAATATCACAACGGTCTGCATTGGAAAACCTCATGCCCATTTTTTGCAGAGAATCTTCGGCTACAGCTGGATTTATACACTGATGAACCGATTGAACGAAAGGCAGATCGACATTATTATTTTATCTTAA
- a CDS encoding ATP-binding protein produces the protein MKLKTKLTLGVGLLFFLIVLLSVMGSVYINKLKSDTEKILIANYNSIEFSKNMLLALDKIKSDSLIAIKDFQKNSALQEKNLTEFGEKEATQNLNLHFKNYLQQPSDDKEKLIREDLVTIMSLNMKGIERKSDIAIITAENATFWIVSLGTVCFLIAFILLFNLPQTIAEPINQLTFSIRQIANKNYNERVHFKGSEEFNDLANSFNIMAEKLQEYESSTLSKQLMDKKRIETLVNNMHDAVIGLDENHFIYMINDEALKITNLNKEEIIGKTVHEVAVNNDLVRELLKNMDHPVKEPIKIVTDNKENYFEQDIIPINIVKTGEKEKKYIGRVILLRNITPFKELDFAKTNFIATISHELKTPISAIKMGVQLLGNQKFGELNDQQKELLKSINEDGQRLLDITGELLNLSQVETGNIRLNIENCSPKEIVHAAIKNVEKLAEQKNISINSQFSINDNDFVSADFDKTVWVMNNFLSNAIKHSFQDENIHILVEKIDSNIKFSITDTGKGIDEKYHRQIFDRYFQVPGEHQNGTGLGLAISKNFIEKQHGEIGVNSSLNQGSTFYFSLPLA, from the coding sequence ATGAAACTAAAAACGAAACTTACCCTGGGCGTTGGCCTTTTATTCTTCCTGATCGTTCTGCTTTCGGTGATGGGCTCTGTATATATCAACAAATTAAAATCTGACACGGAAAAAATTCTTATCGCCAACTACAACAGTATAGAATTCTCCAAAAACATGCTTTTGGCTTTAGATAAAATAAAATCAGACAGCTTAATTGCCATTAAAGATTTTCAGAAAAACAGTGCTTTACAGGAAAAAAATTTAACAGAGTTTGGTGAAAAAGAAGCGACCCAGAATCTTAATTTACATTTTAAAAATTACCTGCAGCAACCCAGTGACGATAAGGAAAAACTTATTCGTGAAGATCTGGTCACCATCATGTCACTGAATATGAAAGGCATTGAAAGAAAGAGTGATATCGCGATCATCACAGCAGAAAATGCTACTTTTTGGATTGTAAGTCTGGGAACGGTTTGCTTTTTAATTGCTTTTATTTTGCTTTTTAATCTTCCACAGACTATTGCGGAACCTATCAATCAGCTGACCTTCAGTATACGGCAGATTGCGAATAAAAATTATAATGAAAGAGTGCATTTCAAAGGCAGTGAAGAGTTCAACGATCTTGCTAACTCCTTCAATATCATGGCAGAAAAGCTTCAGGAATATGAAAGCAGCACCCTCTCGAAACAGCTGATGGATAAAAAACGTATCGAAACTTTGGTGAACAATATGCATGATGCCGTGATTGGTCTAGATGAAAATCATTTCATCTACATGATTAATGATGAAGCCTTGAAAATCACCAATTTAAATAAAGAAGAAATCATCGGAAAAACAGTTCATGAAGTTGCTGTAAATAATGATCTGGTAAGAGAATTACTCAAAAATATGGATCATCCGGTGAAAGAACCGATTAAAATCGTTACAGATAATAAAGAAAATTATTTCGAACAGGATATCATTCCGATTAATATTGTAAAGACCGGAGAGAAAGAAAAAAAATACATCGGAAGGGTAATTTTACTAAGAAATATTACACCTTTCAAAGAACTTGATTTTGCAAAAACCAATTTTATTGCAACGATTTCCCATGAATTAAAAACTCCTATTTCTGCTATAAAAATGGGTGTTCAGCTTTTAGGAAACCAGAAATTCGGAGAACTGAATGACCAGCAAAAAGAATTATTGAAAAGCATTAACGAAGACGGACAGCGCTTGCTCGACATTACGGGTGAACTATTAAACTTATCTCAAGTTGAAACCGGAAATATTCGCCTGAATATTGAAAATTGTTCGCCAAAAGAAATTGTTCACGCCGCTATAAAAAATGTTGAAAAATTAGCCGAACAGAAAAATATTTCAATCAATTCTCAATTTTCAATTAATGATAATGATTTTGTTTCTGCGGATTTTGACAAAACCGTTTGGGTCATGAATAATTTTCTAAGTAATGCCATAAAACATTCTTTTCAGGATGAAAATATCCATATTTTAGTTGAAAAAATTGATTCAAACATCAAATTCAGCATTACGGATACTGGGAAAGGGATTGATGAAAAATACCATCGTCAAATCTTTGACCGTTATTTTCAGGTTCCCGGCGAACATCAGAACGGAACAGGGCTCGGACTGGCCATTTCTAAAAACTTTATCGAAAAACAACATGGAGAAATTGGGGTAAACAGCTCTCTGAATCAGGGAAGTACTTTTTATTTTTCTTTACCTTTGGCTTAA
- a CDS encoding DUF389 domain-containing protein: MKNTISNFLNLHTGEESPTLVLENVTSNVSFRGANLWILACAILIASVGLNVNSTAVIIGAMLISPLMGPIVGAGFALATFNFSLLKKSIKNLIIATIVSLAVSSLYFYLSPFKEAQSELLARTSPNIYDVLIAFFGGVVGAISITRIEKGNPIPGVAIATALMPPLCTAGFGIATGNFAFVAGAFYLYTINCFFICISTFLIIKFLKYPSIQSTNKVYEKRIRYGISVLIIIMIVPSCYLAYNLLTEKKYTQNVEKFINNEFTKNGYTVIYKKVDYHTNPKSIELAFLSKTFDSAEIKKLNTTLKDFGINNTHLIIKQNTTDLKTEILNEINLQKNNISEKDVQINVLKNELNQYKMNDPELIKEIKILFPEINEIAVGKVQNFYKKDSTAVETALLYNSNSKIDEQKLQSWLENKLKSNKIILVNTNVQ; this comes from the coding sequence ATGAAAAACACAATTTCTAATTTTCTTAACCTGCATACAGGAGAAGAAAGTCCTACCCTTGTCCTTGAAAATGTGACGAGTAACGTTTCCTTCCGAGGCGCTAACCTTTGGATTCTGGCATGTGCAATTTTAATCGCTTCAGTAGGTCTTAATGTAAATTCTACAGCGGTAATTATTGGAGCCATGCTTATTTCTCCGTTGATGGGACCTATTGTTGGGGCAGGTTTTGCATTGGCAACATTCAATTTCAGTTTATTAAAAAAATCAATTAAAAACTTAATTATAGCGACAATTGTAAGTCTGGCGGTATCTTCTTTGTATTTTTATCTCAGTCCGTTCAAAGAAGCGCAATCTGAACTTTTGGCAAGAACTTCTCCCAATATTTATGACGTACTTATCGCTTTCTTTGGCGGAGTTGTAGGCGCGATATCCATTACCCGAATCGAAAAAGGAAATCCTATTCCTGGTGTCGCCATTGCTACGGCTCTCATGCCGCCACTTTGTACCGCGGGATTTGGGATTGCGACGGGCAATTTTGCGTTTGTTGCAGGCGCATTTTACCTGTATACGATCAATTGTTTTTTTATTTGTATTTCGACTTTTTTAATTATAAAATTTTTAAAATATCCATCGATACAATCCACCAATAAAGTCTATGAAAAAAGAATCCGATACGGAATTTCGGTATTGATTATTATCATGATCGTTCCAAGCTGTTATCTGGCTTACAATCTCCTTACCGAGAAAAAATACACCCAAAATGTAGAAAAGTTCATCAACAATGAATTTACAAAAAACGGATATACAGTCATTTACAAAAAAGTTGATTACCACACCAATCCAAAATCAATCGAGCTGGCATTTTTATCCAAAACATTCGACAGTGCAGAAATAAAAAAACTGAATACCACCTTAAAAGACTTCGGGATCAACAATACTCATCTGATTATCAAGCAAAATACAACAGATTTGAAAACCGAAATCCTTAATGAAATCAATCTTCAGAAAAACAATATTTCCGAAAAAGATGTTCAGATCAATGTTTTAAAAAATGAATTAAATCAATATAAAATGAATGATCCGGAATTGATCAAAGAGATCAAAATTTTATTCCCGGAAATCAACGAGATAGCTGTTGGAAAAGTTCAAAATTTCTACAAAAAGGATTCTACGGCAGTCGAAACCGCTTTACTTTACAATTCCAACTCTAAAATTGATGAACAAAAACTTCAATCCTGGCTGGAAAATAAATTGAAATCCAATAAAATTATTTTAGTAAATACTAATGTCCAATAG
- a CDS encoding YdeI/OmpD-associated family protein, with protein MAATFFATPQEFRKWLEKHHTSEKELLVGFYKVGTKKPSMTWSESVDQALCFGWIDGVRKSIDEHSYSIRFTPRKPTSIWSAINIKKVEELTKARLMTLEGQKAFDLRKEEKSAIYSHEKEPATLDPDYEKQFKANKKAWEFFNNQAPSYRKVMLHWIMSAKQEKTRLSRLEKTIRESELGKRIL; from the coding sequence ATGGCCGCAACATTTTTCGCAACACCCCAAGAATTCCGGAAATGGCTGGAAAAACACCATACATCTGAAAAAGAATTATTGGTCGGATTCTACAAAGTCGGAACCAAAAAACCATCTATGACATGGTCTGAATCTGTAGATCAGGCTCTGTGTTTTGGCTGGATCGACGGGGTGAGAAAGTCTATCGATGAACATTCGTACAGCATTCGTTTTACACCAAGAAAACCGACAAGTATCTGGAGCGCCATTAATATTAAAAAAGTTGAAGAACTCACAAAAGCCAGGCTCATGACTCTGGAAGGGCAAAAAGCGTTTGACTTAAGAAAAGAAGAAAAATCTGCCATTTATTCCCACGAAAAAGAACCTGCAACCCTTGACCCTGACTATGAAAAACAGTTTAAAGCCAACAAAAAAGCATGGGAATTTTTTAATAATCAGGCTCCATCTTACAGGAAAGTGATGCTTCATTGGATCATGAGTGCGAAACAGGAAAAAACAAGGCTGTCGAGACTGGAAAAGACGATCAGGGAAAGTGAATTGGGGAAGAGAATATTATAA
- a CDS encoding DUF6000 family protein, whose product MNNDLQNEMNLHSAGATVRHASVFNHLETYKNQFQLSQEFINKWVLPLYMKIRNPHDNSWIDYIKHHKDEITEEVVLALLGDFNWRTRTVGAYFSAIKNYENQIDIIGIHLLKSEVCYAGDVYAVVLAFYNTPKTIEYLNQYLEYYLQKPELYFDQERVLETVAYLDSVNKTNHLSKHLDQWNTMLESRGEISKIRTIQIAKIIEEQEGKTKAQNFLNTLNHVIINPELSTKHISEQIVLLNKLRDFFA is encoded by the coding sequence ATGAACAATGATTTACAAAATGAAATGAATTTACATTCAGCAGGAGCAACGGTAAGACATGCTTCTGTTTTTAATCATTTGGAAACTTATAAAAATCAATTTCAGCTAAGCCAGGAATTTATCAATAAATGGGTGCTTCCTTTATACATGAAGATCAGAAATCCTCACGATAATTCATGGATCGATTATATTAAACATCATAAAGATGAGATAACAGAAGAAGTTGTATTAGCACTTCTGGGAGATTTTAACTGGAGAACCAGAACCGTAGGAGCTTATTTTTCTGCAATAAAAAACTATGAGAATCAAATAGATATCATCGGAATTCATTTGCTTAAAAGTGAAGTATGCTACGCCGGAGATGTGTACGCAGTGGTACTTGCATTTTACAACACACCCAAAACCATTGAATATTTAAATCAATATCTGGAATATTATTTACAAAAACCTGAGCTATATTTTGATCAGGAAAGGGTTTTAGAAACCGTTGCATATCTTGATAGTGTAAACAAAACCAATCATCTTTCCAAACATTTGGATCAATGGAACACCATGCTGGAAAGCCGTGGTGAGATTTCCAAAATAAGAACTATTCAAATTGCTAAAATAATTGAAGAGCAGGAAGGTAAAACCAAGGCTCAAAATTTTTTAAATACATTAAATCACGTTATCATAAATCCTGAATTGAGTACTAAACATATTTCTGAACAAATTGTTCTTTTAAATAAATTGAGAGATTTCTTCGCTTAA